The sequence gctgaaagtaagtattgtactttttgacgaagcgtgttgcggataataatatgtacttttagatTATTAAACTACCTgcaattgtgttttggtgtgcaataaagagtttaataaaataaaagtgtttatgttattatatatcGTATGGAAAACCTTTTAGAATTTAAAACTCACCTCATTTAGTACTAATTGCGAATGGTCTTGTAACGCTGCAACCGCGGGGAGATCTTGAAGCCTCTTATATTCAGAGCCTATCTGTGACTGACCTCTGCATAATATATTAACATCTACAAAGCTCGTTTTGAACAGTACAATTGCTCTTAAACAGGCATACTCGTTACTATCTGGATGGACTTTAACAATTTCGGCTAATGAAGTTTCGAACATTTCCACGTCTCGGCTATCTATTCTGGCGTTTCCTTCAGATAGAATCTTGAGGTCCAATGGGTACAAAAACTGAGCTGAACCGATTATGAACAAATCCTTCCAAGATTCTTCCAATAACAGTAGCCTGTCTGGTAATGATAATGATGCGAACGCGGGAACATTCTTTGCCCATTTAACGTTCATGAACAGTAATCTAGCTGCAGCTTCGCACATCGCTTCTGGATCCTTTGGAGATAACAAGGCAGCTGTGATAGGTGGAGGCGAAGGCGCTTTCAGTGATATGTTGACTACGGAAGGATTAATCATATGAATTCTATTGAACGGGTACGGATGTTGGAATAAGGAATTTTGCGGCGGGGACATAAAGTTGTGCTTGGGTACCGCTAAATCTAATGGAGGTGGAACTGTGAGTCCCATTTCTGGTGTTGGTAACGCAGGATCCTTCAAAAATAATGCCATTTGTCGTCTAATCGTAGAGTTTCTAGGACCTCTTTCATGTTGAACAGCTGAAAAAAATCTGCATATAAATTATCAAAGCTAGAGGAATTTTATAGTTAATTTATATTCTGTTTGTTTTTGACGCCTACCGTCTTTATTCATTCCAGCGTCCAGGCATTTGGCAAGTCTACACGCTCGACACTGATTTCGGTGTGCTTTATCAACCACACACCCGCCAGGGTTGCGTGCCTTGCAGGTGTAGCGACGGTCTCGCCTGACGGACCTTTTGAAAAAGCCAGCGCACCCGTCACATGCAAATACGCCGTAATGCTTTCCCGACGAGTGATCGCGGCACACGGCACATGGCACATCGTACAGAATGCGACctaattgaacaaaaaaaaaaacgattttgtaaAAATTAACCTGACCctacaaacaattattattagtatttgttCTGAAGAACAACGCCAAAAATTTACAATGATAATTAAGATGACGTTAAAAAGTTAAACCTGCAGGAAgtgtaattatatttaaagtaCTCATCTAATCTTGTCTCATCACaccgaaaattataatttaatcttaAATTGTTACATACCTATATCAGAAATCTATATTCTAAacggtacaaaaaaaaagttttaaagatTAATAAATCAACGTCACAATTATTTGATTTGAGGACAATGAGATCGACGTCCGGGGCAGGGTGGGCTAGGGCTCCGCCCCACTAGGGGAGGTGCCTGTAATTTATAGCTATCGGTGCCCTTGAAACTGTCAAATGAGCAAAGTAATTATCGTCAATGATTTGAGGTTGGTTTTATCGTTAATTATGAAGGGTCTCAACAAAAAGGTTCATCGGATTCCGGAccttgtatatgtatgtataatgatGACCTGTCATTGATTCCATTTGGCGCAAtctaaagattttctttcttgaCAATACACGCTCACTTGTTCAAACACTTTACTTAAACTTGTTTTGTACAAAAATCCAATATTACCGATACACCAAAACGAACATTACCTatagtaatgaaataaaattgtcTAAACACAACGCAGCAAATGCTCTGATTCCTGTTTAACAATACGCATGTTTTTTGCACTTCATAATTTGTTCGAAACGGTCCCACGATAGATGTTTAGCATTTATAAGATAATACATCTTTTAATACACCTCCAAACACGGCCGTAGTCAAAAAGGCATAAAGGCATTCAGTCAGAGCGGTTTTGTATTAACGTAAGCACTTGCGAGCATGGCAGGAAACGCGGTGTCGAATGAAAAGGTCGACAAAAACTATTACTATACAAAAATACGAGACAATGCAGTTCACTACAGCAAAGAGCTTGGGAATGTCTCAATAAAACGGTCATAGATAATGACAGTTttcgtattttaaataattagggTAGTTTTACATGTAGTAATTcttttaaatgtataaatagTTATAGGTTTGCAAGTCCATTAAAATTCTTGACTACCTacgaattattattgttttgcttcaacgcttaaaaataatttgataagGATAACGGATACATTTTGATATTTGTTATCAGAGTAAATGGGTCGGTGAGATgatctcggtttgaagggtggggcacccgtaaaactgagacttaggatTCACGTGTCAGgtggatggcggtatttacgttcttgatgtccatgagttccagtaaccacttaacaccaggcgggtcgtgagctcattcacccatttaagcaacaaaaaagtaCAGTAACAACGGTTGGCTCggacacacacgcacacacacacacactgaaTTCCAAAACGCACACTCAATCTTAGGTGAGAATTGGGGTAGACGAATAAAATGACGATACTGGTGGTATTGCTCGTAAGATTGGATGAACTATGAGAAAGATCTCATCGTCAGAagataattgaggccgtcagcgcaaaagtggcctaagcttaccatagttagtatggaggcaattaggtttgaattttcatgaatttgaaattgagtaagcaaaaaaacaatacgcgcaaaaattaTGTTGACAAAGCTATctattatctatgggtgaaactaaggataggccggttttgcatcaaaatttattacatatattttaaataaattcgaatatacgtcatataagcttgaatataaaaaaattgtggtttatgccacttttgcgctgatggcctaGACTAATTGAGTCTAACAATAtcaaaactttaatatttacatcgaatataaaaaaaactatcccaTTTTAAATGAACCCTAATGACGCTTATCAGTTTTACCCGTGCGAATGTCCACCTGCAGGGTTGTTTCATCCCGTCGCGTGACGTTTATCCGGGGAAAACAAAACGACTGGTTATTAATTACGATCGTCGATGGGAAAAAGAGCACTTTGTAAGTAGCCATTTGGTAACAGATAGATGTGTTGATATTTTCCCACGCATCAACGGGTATGTTGTCCCTTAATTTAGAAGTAATAAAAGTTGTGTATATGAAGTGTACCATGTAGGTGTTAGATTAGTTcataaaaaatcaaaagtaCTGTTCAATTATATTAGTAAATTCTAATAtgcaaaattttcaaataaatttatccCATTAACGTGACAATCCATATCTTAATTTATCAACGATctttaggtaaataaataataataataaattgctaATACACAACAAGCAAACaattttaaagattatttttattattcctgTAAGTATTCTTTCTGTAATCATTTttctttagttttaataaaagttaACAAATATAGCGTTGTCAAATTTTATCAAAACTCTGTTCTTTAGTGAAGCGAAAAACAaatgtttaacataaaaaattcaatatcgCGATgtagtataattttaattaatagttgGATATCGTGTCGTGTGTTGGCGGATAGTTACGGCAATGAGAGCGGTGACAGATGCGCCGGTGCAGTCGTGGGAAATTCATCCTCCAAATTAGGTACTTACTACACGTCATCCCGCACATCTCACGGTAAATTAGCTATAGGGTTATGGCTATTATGGTATCGTTATATTGTGGAATGTCTTGTTcatcaaaaaacattatttattgttaagtaACGTCAACTTTCGCGGCCACGCCagaacaacaaaaataatatggCTTTGAGAATGTAATCCTATAAAGTGTCTCATCTGAAAAAACAGTTGTGttataaatagtaaaatagAGTTTAGCGTTCTTACTAGACGATGCAGGGATGGATTGCATTTCCATGTTGTCAGCAGtaataattcatattataatatcctGATTACCTGTAACATAAATGAAATAACAAATTAGTGTCAGTAAATTATCCCACGGTTTTGTATAAGGTACAATCGTAAAGAattgaattcaattttataaataatcaaGTATCGTCGCGGTTTCTTAATGGTACTTAAGAAACCAACACAAAAATGCCTATAGTGAAAAGAATCGATCGAGAATAATCGTAACAAATGTAAGAAAATAAAGAGCTTTTGTGCTAAAACTAACTTGGCTGACATCTTTTTTGCAACAAAGCCGAGTGGCACTTGTTTTTTACTCATAGCTCGCTTTGTTCTAAACACGACTTAATGGTGGTTGAGTCGAGAGTTCTTGAGTGTaaagcatttaattttaaaatacttacaATTCTCATAGTATTATATGtattgtaaattgtattttacatGTCGTGTGAAAGAACATTTTTAATTCGAATGCCTATTTTATGTCATATAACTGTTTATTACATGTCTGTACTgaacaataaaatcaaaattacattcttcaaatttttgtgtatgtgatgtaattgaattttatacaaaacaagCACGATATTCATCTGAATACTATTATAGATGGACAGACTAGATATTTGCTCGTCTGCTGTTAAAAGAATACCATAGACATTTTCAGTCATCAGACAATTGTGATTTAAGGTCAAAGCTAGTGTCAAAACTACCACGATTGTGTGTTTTATTGGAATTATAAATCGTAGAAATTAAACTATCGATTTCTAAGATATTATAGAAAGTCTAAATCGGAAAAATTGTACATAATCTATTACATAAGTCATTGTATTCATGTAAACAAAAGCATCGGGCCGACTCGACAACAGTAGCGAGACTGAGTCGGTCACTTCAGACGTTCGGattgcgtattttttttgtaaataattacaattcCGAAAAACAGGTAATTAGGTAGGGATAATCCCGGTAAGTACGTTTGGACAATAGAACGGATGAGTCTCGGCCGGGTCCAACGGGCCGGGTGCGCACTGGAGGGTTCGCAACAAAAGCCATACCAATAATAACATCCGAAAGTCGGTAGCTTCTTGCTTTCAAAATCGAAAAGCCAAAAAAGTGTTCGTAATTTTTTTCGATGGATCTGTTTGTGCTTTCAACGTGCATAGCTTTTGCGGCGGAATCCTTTTGTACTGCAATGACTTAATGGCAGATGTTGTTATAACAAACACAAATTAAAACtttcaattacatttaaatGCAGTTTTATTCAGATTGCGTTTTACAACGCAGACCAATTATTCGGCTTAGTTTTAACCATACATAATTGAGTTCAATGATGAAGGTGAACTGTTAATCGCAGATTTTACAAACTAAGATATGTCTCATTAGCACTAAAACTGTAAAACACATAATGAGAACAGCAGGCACAAATATAATCGTAGTTGGGACATTTCATTGTGGAGGACTATGAGAGAAGCCTACATCTAACAGTGGGGAAATACAGACTGAACACGAGGCacaaataaattgtatataattaaaaatgatccgtattttttttgaaatcaatgcaaataatgaagaaaatgtATTCCAAAATTTGATTAACAAGCTTACGAAGACTATACCTACGTACTAAGAGCTCCTTCTATCTATCTAGTGCTACCAAACAGATAGCTAACTAATTTATATACAACATATTTATTCTCAACGCAACTGAGGTTACACATAAAAAAACTTACTATAACAATATTACACCAaaggttttctttttaatactaaattgtACAACCACTTGTTACTTGCTatgttgttaattaaaattaacttccaACTACCGTGGCGGCACACCGTTATTTTTGATTTTAACGAGTTGACAAATCCTATTTTGATCCAGCGCGTTTATTACGACTTTTATCGTTTTTCATTTGTAAAATTCATTTAACGCTAGCAGTCaatgaaacatttttattacggACATCGTTACATAGGTACCAGTTTTATCGTATTGAATTTTTCGCAGTTCATTTTTGAAAGTGGAACGAGTTCATCAATTGTTTTGAGGGTTTTTGTATTcccaactagctgacccggcagatttcgtagtgcctcaatcgataaataaaagacttaaacttcttttttttttcctacttaagcttgtagcctagagaggctattccagcgtaaccgtaactagtaggtgtggtcacggggctcaaacctgacgacgatgctaacacgaaccctagcaagagtcgtgcttcgcagaatctaccaccggatcggaaacgcgacccactgagaagatccggcgagaaactcagtgggctgtgtctgagagttaatttactcgtcgagcccttcgtcgcaagcgacgggttcgacgagaacggtgaccggaaacttttgtataaaataacctttaaacaaacaaaagtaatccgtccgacggggacgacacatcaaaggaaaaacaaaactgttatttttatttaattccgagcattttcatatttatctaccttttaaaccttatctggacttacacaaataattcaagaccaaaattagccaaatcggtccagccgttctcgagttttagcgagactaattgCTGATGAGCGTACATCTCGTAGAGCAGGTTAATGTCACTCGAGAAACGTTGGTAACACCAGGGTACAGTTAAAGACGCTGCTTACCAACTTGTTCAAAACGTACCTATCTCATAATTACCGAATTCGTTTTCGATTAAACATCTTAAAAGTTAAAAACGCAACTCATTGATTTATCAATTGCGATTGCACatgcaattttgttttattattgtctaattgtctactgatttatttttgtctaataattttctatttttttgtatcggaagtaaagctgttgtgttcttttttactggtggtaggatctcttatgagtccgcacgggtaggtaccaccaccctgcctatttctgccgtgaagcagtaatgcgtttcggtttgaagggtggggcagccgttgtaactatacttgagaccttataatttatatctcaaggtgggtggcgcattcatgGATGTTTCGTGGATGTTTATAggttccagtagccacttaacaccaggtgagctgtgagctcgtccacccatcgaagcaataaaaaaacaaaaaaggatcactgctgcttgagatacaggttttatcgCCTAGTTCAAGcgcagatgcaaattatgattgattttctacttctatgttggcaataaataaataaactaaatacaaTCAatgataaagaaaatattatgttcctttaatttaatcttgtacttaaattaaaagggatttttttatttttcaaaaaatatatatttattcttgATTTGTTATGTCGGTTAAAGAGTTATTCAAAACTATCAGAGatgtttacttttaaatttgtagTAACCGCAGTCGCAAATATCATCGCGCACCTAACCTCAGGAAGGAGAAAAGCTGCCTCCCGCAATCTCTCCCAATCCCAAAGGCACCGGTGACCTTTATAAAGGAGGTCACACATGTGAATACTCATTTAGGTTTACATAACAACAGaaagctttaataaaataaaaatactgagTTAATCCATTCATTTCCAAAATATAAATTGAGTAATTAgtttaataggttttttttttattgcttacatgtgtggacgagctcacagcccacctggtgttaagtggttactggagcccatagacatctacaacgtaaatgcgccacacaccttgagatatagttctaaggtctcagtatagtcacagcggctgccccacccttcaaaccgaaacgcattactgcttcacggcagaaataggcggggcggtggtacctacccgtgcggactcacaagaggtcctaccaccagtatgtacgTAACGCAAGTGTCTAAGCCGCATAGATTTGAATACCGATGCTGAATATAGTTTCACTATTAATCACTGAAAATAAGCTCGTTtactttttttcaaataattgtacacagtaaaattataaattagtataaATCGATACGGCCACATATAATAAGTATGACTAAAACTAGaagaaataattttgtattattgagCGTTGACGATGAATGTACATgtatacttaacaaaaaaaagtttgttcTTATCGCTtatctaataataatgtaataataatataagtgaGCAAGTAACACGTCGTAATCTGAAGTATCACCCGCATACTCCCAGTCGTATCAATTGTCGACCCACCACAGCGTCTATAAGGAGGTCTTCTACGTTATTAGAATAGTTataatgtcaattttattaaatactagcgacccgattaaaacacacatgaaaccaaaaaaaaaacaattttttttttaaaagtagcctatgatcatcagggacaatgtcggcttctaatggaaaaagaatttttcaaatcggtccagtagtttcggagcctattcgaaacaaacaaacaaacaaatatttcctctttataatattagtatagattttcgcATATTTTCCAACCTTTCGAAAATAGCTAGTTACTGCTTCAATCAGGTCCAACTTTAATCAGATTATACACTAAAACTATTACTATTCTGGAGTTACTTGATACATATTCTCTTGTGATATACGGTACTATGCGACAATCTAGCTCTTCTTCTAGTACTTCCTATTAACAATTCCTACTGGTACTACTTTTAGGTAGATATTTGTGCTGTCTAACTCACGTCGTGGTTGCATACTGTACGTACCGAGGAAGTTTGTTAGAGATAATTTTATGAATCGGGAAGTAAATTCctagataattaataatataataattaataacccCACGTATTAGTCTTCTTTTGACGTCGTTTGTTGCCATCAtataacacaagatatttgacaaatgcctgaatctcgctcacgacattttcaagataagcttgcatataatatatatacaagttccgaacaacaacattcggaccgtcggtctacctaGCAATATCACCCGCCACACTATAGTAGTAATTTCCAAGCTATTAAGTGTGATAGACTAGATGGATGATTGAAGAGAAATGTATAGGGGTCTTCTTCGTCTTACATATATTAAAACCCTTAGTTGCTATCTTAaaacatcctgcctatttctatcacgAAAAAAGTTAAAGCATAACGGTTTGAAGTGTAGAACAATATACAAACTTATCAGAGACAGATATTTCGAAGCAGACAGCAGCATCCATATCGTGTTTTCCATGGGTTCCGCTAACCGTTCAGCCTCAGATGGATTGTGACCTCGTTTGTCAATCCTAAATAAGAATATTCTAGAAGGATTTTTTTCCTAAAAACATCTTTCAAATActcaatattatattatgcaaTGAATTGAACTATAAGTCCGCTTCTGTATCCGTCTGCTCCATCAAGTTTATAATAGTCAATTTAGTTTCAAGACGAGTAACCGCATTATGAAGAAATATCACTGATTACGCTACAATTGTTTTTcctaaaattgaaatattaacaaGCACGTTTAATTTATGAAGCTTATAAGCCGTGTAGTTAATAGTGTAGGATTTGTTCTTAAATTAGacatataacaatatattttgttaacaGGTAAATCATTGCGGATTCATTTTGAAAGTTACAAATTTATATGTGTAAATAAATCCTGCAGGAAACAGCGATATCTATTGGTTTGATAATAGTCTTATATGTAGTAGCAAAAATTcggtaatatatttattagccAAATACTATATTATCCAAATAGCGTATAGTTACATATTTACCCGTTGcttctttaaatatttcaaaatagaaCATATGATAATCTGATGACGTAATCATCTTCAAAATAAatcaacaaataattaaatgcaTTTCAAA is a genomic window of Bombyx mori chromosome 1, ASM3026992v2 containing:
- the LOC101739052 gene encoding nuclear receptor subfamily 2 group E member 1, which produces MESMTGRILYDVPCAVCRDHSSGKHYGVFACDGCAGFFKRSVRRDRRYTCKARNPGGCVVDKAHRNQCRACRLAKCLDAGMNKDAVQHERGPRNSTIRRQMALFLKDPALPTPEMGLTVPPPLDLAVPKHNFMSPPQNSLFQHPYPFNRIHMINPSVVNISLKAPSPPPITAALLSPKDPEAMCEAAARLLFMNVKWAKNVPAFASLSLPDRLLLLEESWKDLFIIGSAQFLYPLDLKILSEGNARIDSRDVEMFETSLAEIVKVHPDSNEYACLRAIVLFKTSFVDVNILCRGQSQIGSEYKRLQDLPAVAALQDHSQLVLNEYTTRTYPLDPSRLSQILQLLPVIKRVSNLIIVELFFRATIGEIPIERIIGDMYRTTKDTI